The Mus musculus strain C57BL/6J chromosome 2, GRCm38.p6 C57BL/6J genome has a window encoding:
- the Mafb gene encoding transcription factor MafB, which translates to MAAELSMGQELPTSPLAMEYVNDFDLLKFDVKKEPLGRAERPGRPCTRLQPAGSVSSTPLSTPCSSVPSSPSFSPTEPKTHLEDLYWMASNYQQMNPEALNLTPEDAVEALIGSHPVPQPLQSFDGFRSAHHHHHHHHPHPHHGYPGAGVTHDDLGQHAHPHHHHHHQASPPPSSAASPAQQLPTSHPGPGPHATAAATAAGGNGSVEDRFSDDQLVSMSVRELNRHLRGFTKDEVIRLKQKRRTLKNRGYAQSCRYKRVQQKHHLENEKTQLIQQVEQLKQEVSRLARERDAYKVKCEKLANSGFREAGSTSDSPSSPEFFL; encoded by the coding sequence ATGGCCGCGGAGCTGAGCATGGGGCAAGAGCTGCCCACCAGCCCGCTGGCCATGGAGTACGTCAACGACTTCGACCTTCTCAAGTTCGACGTGAAGAAGGAGCCCCTGGGGCGCGCGGAGCGTCCGGGCCGGCCATGCACACGCCTGCAGCCTGCTGGCTCGGTGTCGTCCACCCCGCTCAGCACTCCGTGCAGCTCCGTGCCTTCTTCTCCCAGCTTCAGTCCGACTGAACCGAAGACCCATCTCGAGGACCTGTACTGGATGGCGAGCAACTACCAGCAGATGAACCCCGAGGCACTCAACCTGACGCCCGAGGACGCGGTGGAGGCGCTCATCGGTTCGCACCCAGTGCCCCAGCCGCTGCAGAGCTTCGACGGCTTCCGTAGTgcgcaccaccatcaccaccaccaccaccctcatcCGCACCACGGGTACCCAGGAGCAGGTGTGACTCACGATGACCTGGGCCAGCACGCTCACCcgcaccatcaccatcatcaccaagcGTCGCCCCCGCCGTCCAGCGCTGCCAGTCCCGCGCAACAGCTACCCACTAGCCACCCGGGGCCGGGACCGCACGCAACAGCCGCGGCGACGGCTGCGGGCGGCAACGGTAGTGTGGAGGACCGCTTCTCTGATGACCAGCTGGTGTCCATGTCGGTGCGTGAGCTGAACCGCCACCTGCGGGGCTTCACCAAGGACGAGGTGATCCGCCTGAAGCAGAAGCGGCGGACCCTGAAGAACCGGGGCTACGCCCAGTCGTGCAGGTATAAACGCGTCCAGCAGAAACATCACCTGGAGAACGAGAAGACGCAGCTCATTCAGCAGGTGGAGCAGCTTAAGCAGGAGGTGTCCCGGCTGGCCCGCGAGAGAGACGCCTACAAGGTCAAGTGCGAGAAACTCGCCAACTCCGGCTTCAGGGAGGCGGGCTCCACCAGCGACAGCCCCTCCTCTCCTGAGTTCTTTCTGTGA